One Littorina saxatilis isolate snail1 linkage group LG12, US_GU_Lsax_2.0, whole genome shotgun sequence genomic region harbors:
- the LOC138982494 gene encoding probable basic-leucine zipper transcription factor R: protein MAATDQSSVCFLLVLLSLVQPADAGYSVASIWYFWFGMFTLLAVLAFVYGACRRHHMQRNRIINAGGAVTVVRTTATSSAYPVPPGGVNQFMYPSTIINPHNYQMSTNPNSSMPKPPPYYSQPPPNYQPSQQQQQQQPPPYGFAPSIYNDSAYPPPPPPTYASAIAPPQQQQHQLQQQQQQQMNPFAKAVSDSHM from the exons ATGGCAGCGACAGATCAATCGTCCGTCTGTTTTCTCCTCGTCTTGTTGTCATTAGTCCAG CCTGCTGACGCTGGTTACAGTGTGGCGTCAATATGGTATTTTTG GTTTGGAATGTTTACGCTCCTCGCAGTCTTAGCCTTCGTGTACGGGGCGTGCAGACGTCACCACATGCAACGGAACAGAATTATCAACGCTGGTGGCGCAGTCACTGTTGTACGCACTA CCGCGACGTCCAGTGCCTACCCCGTACCCCCGGGAGGGGTCAACCAGTTCATGTACCCCAGCACCATCATCAACCCTCACAACTATCAAATGTCGACCAACCCCAACTCATCAATGCCCAAGCCCCCGCCCTACTATTCCCAACCCCCACCCAACTACCAACCCtcccaacagcagcagcagcagcagccccCGCCCTATGGCTTTGCTCCGTCAATATACAACGATAGCGCATACCCCCCGCCTCCACCTCCAACCTACGCCAGCGCCATAGCGCcaccacaacagcaacaacatcaactacagcagcagcagcagcagcagatgAACCCTTTTGCAAAAGCTGTCAGCGATAGCCATATGTAG